One genomic window of Sebastes umbrosus isolate fSebUmb1 chromosome 15, fSebUmb1.pri, whole genome shotgun sequence includes the following:
- the LOC119502649 gene encoding sodium-driven chloride bicarbonate exchanger-like isoform X2: protein MDDQSEGEHVLTGLDEEALVDHGKSSFSTHTSYEREDLESHRAVYVGVHVPLGREGKRRHRHRGHKHHRKKRERDSEEGKEDGRESPTYDTPSQRVQFILGTEDDDLEHVPHDLFTEMDELSFRDGSATEWKETARWLKFEEDVEDGGERWSKPYVATLSLHSLFELRSCILNGTVMLDMRANSIEEIADMLIDNMVASGQLREDLREYVREAMLKKHHHQNERKLSNRIPLVRSIADIGKKHSDPLLLERNGEGLSSSHLSLHKPGAASSVSNLSQRRESRVSVLLNHLLPSSSSNTGPPLLTTPQTTPAASRRSAKTHGAGLGPQGIPEVVVSPPEDDEPPHSAEEEVSPELSRRASSASQGFEMLPLEGPLVSRNSVPNNLDGHKPMERRPSKVGVSRESSSVDFSKVDMNFMKKIPPGAEASNVLVGEVDFLEKPIIAFVRLSPAVLITGLTEVPVPTRFLFLLLGPHGKGPQYHEIGRSMATLMTDEIFHDVAYKAKDRTDLLSGIDEFLDQVTVLPPGEWDPTIRIEPPKNVPSQMKRKRPSQPNGSASPAGELDKEEDNHSGPELQRTGRIFGGLIMDIKRKLPFYWSDIRDSFSLQCLASVLFLYCACMSPVITFGGLLGEATKGNISAIESLFGASLTGVAYSLFSGQPLTILGSTGPVLVFEKILFKFCTDYGLSYLSLRTSIGLWTAFLCLVLVATDASSLVCYITRFTEEAFAALICIIFIYEALEKLFHLGEHYPVNMHNELDNLTLYSCQCSPPVNATDQVVQHWNRTGYSPDSIPWDNLNVSMCKELHGEFVGAACGHHGPYIPDVLFWSIILFFTTFFLSASLKQFKTERYFPTRVRSTISDFAVFITIMVMVLVDYLMGIPSPKLNVPDRFEPTSKNRGWLMDPLGENPWWTLLVAALPALLCTILIFMDQQITAVIINRKEHKLKKGCGYHLDLMVVAIMLGVCSIMGLPWFVAATVLSISHVNSLKVESGCSAPGEQPKFLGIREQRVTGFMIFVLMGCSVFMTSVLKFIPMPVLYGVFLYMGVSSLKGIQFFDRIKLFGMPSKHQPDLIYLRYVPLWKVHIFTLVQLTCLVLLWVIKASAAAVVFPMMVLALVFIRKLLDFFFTKREMSWLDDLIPESKKKKEDDKKKKAREKLASNAVFIQEEESRQEEEQAMGLKVSFESSNRLSIPVKELSGSSDSDPLILNISDEMDKTAMWKAVNSSAESCVQPVKRSESQEKVACVRVDVTPETPGGGSSTETFL from the exons ATGGATGATCAGAGCGAAGGGGAGCATGTGCTTACG GGTCTAGATGAGGAGGCACTAGTTGACCACGGGAAGAGCAGCTTCTCCACTCACACAAGCTATGAAAGGGAAGATTTGGAAA GTCACAGAGCAGTGTACGTAGGCGTCCACGTTCCTCTGGGAAGGGAGGGCAAACGGAGGCATCGTCACcgaggacacaaacaccaccgaaagaagcgagagagagactctGAGGAGGGGAAGGAAGATGGCAGGGAATCCCCCACTTATG ACACACCATCCCAGCGGGTCCAGTTCATCCTGGGTACAGAGGACGACGACCTCGAGCACGTCCCCCATGACCTCTTCACCGAGATGGACGAGCTCTCCTTCAGAGATGGCAGTGCCACTGAATGGAAGGAGACCGCCAG ATGGCTGAAGTTTGAGGAGGATGTGGAAGACGGTGGGGAGAGGTGGAGTAAGCCCTATGTGGCTACGTTATCACTACACAGCTTGTTTGAACTGCGCAGCTGCATACTCAATGGCACAGTCATGCTGGATATGAGGGCCAACAGTATAGAGGAAATTGCAG ACATGCTGATAGACAACATGGTGGCGTCAGGCCAGCTGAGGGAGGATTTGCGCGAATACGTGCGGGAAGCCATGCTGAAGAAACACCACCACCAGAACGAGCGAAAACTCAGCAATCGCATCCCTCTGGTGCGCTCCATCGCTGACATAGGCAAGAAACATTCTGACCCACTGTTGCTTGAAAGAAACG GAGAGGGCCTGTCCTCTTCACACCTCTCTCTCCACAAGCCAGGGGcagcctcctctgtctccaACCTCTCCCAGAGACGCGAGTCCAGAGTCTCCGTCCTGCTCAACCATCTCctgccttcctcttcctccaacACCGGCCCCCCGCTCCTCACCACCCCTCAAACTACCCCCGCCGCCTCGCGGCGCTCCGCCAAAACCCACGGCGCAGGCCTCGGCCCTCAAGGCATCCCCGAAGTGGTGGTATCGCCTCCGGAGGACGACGAGCCACCACActctgcagaagaagaagtgtcCCCAGAGCTCAGCCGGCGAGCATCCTCGGCATCCCAGGGCTTCGAGATGCTGCCCTTAGAAG GACCACTGGTGTCTCGGAACTCTGTCCCGAACAACCTGGATGGGCATAAGCCGATGGAGAGGAGACCTTCGAAAGTAGGGGTCAGTAGAGAAAGCAGCAGTGTCGACTTCAGCAAG GTGGACatgaatttcatgaaaaagattCCTCCGGGTGCCGAAGCCTCCAACGTACTGGTGGGAGAAGTGGACTTCCTGGAGAAGCCCATAATTGCCTTTGTACGGCTGTCCCCCGCGGTCCTGATCACAGGCCTCACAGAGGTGCCGGTGCCCACGAG gtttcttttcctgcttttgGGTCCTCACGGCAAAGGGCCTCAGTACCATGAGATTGGCAGATCCATGGCCACACTAATGACAGATGag ATTTTCCACGACGTGGCATACAAGGCCAAAGACCGAACGGATCTACTGTCGGGGATAGACGAGTTCCTTGATCAAGTGACTGTCCTGCCTCCTGGAGAATGGGACCCTACGATCCGGATTGAGCCCCCCAAGAATGTCCCCTCTCAG atgaagaggaagagaccgTCCCAACCCAACGGCTCTGCGTCTCCAGCTGGAGAGCTGGATAAGGAAGAGGACAACCACTCAGGGCCTGAGCTGCAGAGGACCGGGAG GATATTTGGAGGTCTGATCATGGACATCAAGCGGAAGTTACCGTTCTACTGGAGCGACATCAGAGACTCCTTCAGTCTGCAGTGTCTAGCCTCCGTCCTGTTCCTCTACTGCGCCTGCATGTCCCCCGTCATCACGTTTGGAGGTCTGCTCGGGGAGGCAACAAAAGGAAACATA AGTGCCATAGAGTCTCTGTTTGGGGCCTCGCTGACAGGCGTGGCGTACTCCCTCTTCTCAGGCCAGCCCCTCACTATTCTCGGCAGCACGGGCCCCGTTTTAGTGTTTGAGAAGATCCTCTTCAAGTTCTGCAC TGACTACGGCCTGTCCTACCTGTCTCTGCGGACCAGCATCGGTCTGTGGACGGCCTTCCTGTGTCTGGTCCTGGTGGCCACGGATGCTAGCTCCCTGGTGTGCTACATCACCCGATTCACAGAGGAGGCCTTCGCCGCACTCATCTGCATCATCTTCATCTACGAGGCTCTGGAGAAGCTCTTTCACCTGGGAGAACACTACCCTGTCAACATGCACAACGAATTGGACAACCTCACCCTGTATTC GTGTCAGTGCTCTCCGCCAGTCAACGCCACAGATCAGGTCGTGCAGCACTGGAACCGGACAGGATACAGCCCAGACTCCATCCCATGGGACAACCTCAATGTTTCG ATGTGTAAGGAACTCCATGGGGAGTTTGTGGGTGCTGCCTGCGGTCATCATGGGCCCTACATCCCAGATGTTCTCTTCTGGTCCATCATCCTCTTCTTCACCACCTTCTTCCTGTCCGCCTCTCTTAAGCAGTTCAAGACGGAGAGATACTTTCCCACCAGG GTGCGATCCACTATCAGTGACTTCGCTGTGTTTATAACCATCATGGTCATGGTGTTGGTGGACTACCTGATGGGGATCCCTTCTCCTAAACTGAATGTTCCTGACCGCTTTGAG CCGACTTCAAAAAACAGAGGCTGGCTGATGGACCCGTTAGGAGAAAATCCGTGGTGGACGCTGCTGGTGGCGGCGCTTCCTGCCCTGCTCTGCACCATCCTCATCTTTATGGACCAGCAGATCACTGCAGTCATCATCAACCGCAAGGAGCACAAGCTCAAG AAAGGCTGTGGCTATCACCTGGATTTGATGGTAGTGGCGATCATGCTGGGCGTGTGCTCCATTATGGGCCTGCCGTGGTTCGTGGCTGCGACCgtcctctccatctcccacGTTAACAGCCTGAAGGTGGAGTCCGGCTGCTCCGCTCCGGGAGAGCAGCCCAAGTTCCTGGGCATCCGGGAGCAGCGGGTCACCGGGTTCATGATCTTTGTCCTCATGGGTTGTTCTGTTTTCATGACATCGGTGCTCAAG TTTATTCCTATGCCAGTCCTGTACGGAGTCTTCCTCTACATGGGTGTCTCTTCCCTCAAAGGCATTCAA TTCTTTGACAGAATCAAGCTGTTCGGCATGCCTTCCAAACACCAACCCGATCTGATCTATCTGCGCTACGTCCCCCTGTGGAAGGTCCACATCTTCACCCTGGTGCAGCTCACCTGTTTGGTGCTGCTCTGGGTCATCAAGGCCTCTGCAGCGGCGGTTGTGTTTCCCATGATG GTTCTGGCGCTGGTCTTTATCCGAAAGCTTCTAGACTTTTTCTTCACAAAGAGAGAAATGAGCTGGCTGGATGACTTGATTCCGGAaagcaagaagaagaaagaggacgacaagaaaaagaaagcacGAGAAAAGCTG GCTTCCAATGCTGTTTTCATTCAGGAGGAAGAGTCCAGACAAGAGGAAGAACAGGCGATGGGGCTGAAGGTCAGCTTTGAAAGCTCCAACCGGCTCAGCATCCCAGTGAAAGAGCTCTCGGGGAG TTCTGATTCTGACCCCTTGATTCTAAATATCTCTGATGAAATGGACAAAACGGCAATGTGGAAAGCAGTGAACTCGAGTGCAGAGTCATGTGTCCAACCTGTGAAGCGTAGTGAAAG CCAGGAGAAGGTGGCCTGCGTTAGAGTCGACGTCACCCCAGAAACACCGGGAGGGGGCTCCTCTACCGAGACCTTCCTGTGA
- the LOC119502649 gene encoding sodium bicarbonate cotransporter 3-like isoform X9: protein MDEPSEQMRPLLRSGLDEEALVDHGKSSFSTHTSYEREDLESHRAVYVGVHVPLGREGKRRHRHRGHKHHRKKRERDSEEGKEDGRESPTYDTPSQRVQFILGTEDDDLEHVPHDLFTEMDELSFRDGSATEWKETARWLKFEEDVEDGGERWSKPYVATLSLHSLFELRSCILNGTVMLDMRANSIEEIADMLIDNMVASGQLREDLREYVREAMLKKHHHQNERKLSNRIPLVRSIADIGKKHSDPLLLERNGEGLSSSHLSLHKPGAASSVSNLSQRRESRVSVLLNHLLPSSSSNTGPPLLTTPQTTPAASRRSAKTHGAGLGPQGIPEVVVSPPEDDEPPHSAEEEVSPELSRRASSASQGFEMLPLEGPLVSRNSVPNNLDGHKPMERRPSKVGVDMNFMKKIPPGAEASNVLVGEVDFLEKPIIAFVRLSPAVLITGLTEVPVPTRFLFLLLGPHGKGPQYHEIGRSMATLMTDEIFHDVAYKAKDRTDLLSGIDEFLDQVTVLPPGEWDPTIRIEPPKNVPSQMKRKRPSQPNGSASPAGELDKEEDNHSGPELQRTGRIFGGLIMDIKRKLPFYWSDIRDSFSLQCLASVLFLYCACMSPVITFGGLLGEATKGNISAIESLFGASLTGVAYSLFSGQPLTILGSTGPVLVFEKILFKFCTDYGLSYLSLRTSIGLWTAFLCLVLVATDASSLVCYITRFTEEAFAALICIIFIYEALEKLFHLGEHYPVNMHNELDNLTLYSCQCSPPVNATDQVVQHWNRTGYSPDSIPWDNLNVSMCKELHGEFVGAACGHHGPYIPDVLFWSIILFFTTFFLSASLKQFKTERYFPTRVRSTISDFAVFITIMVMVLVDYLMGIPSPKLNVPDRFEPTSKNRGWLMDPLGENPWWTLLVAALPALLCTILIFMDQQITAVIINRKEHKLKKGCGYHLDLMVVAIMLGVCSIMGLPWFVAATVLSISHVNSLKVESGCSAPGEQPKFLGIREQRVTGFMIFVLMGCSVFMTSVLKFIPMPVLYGVFLYMGVSSLKGIQFFDRIKLFGMPSKHQPDLIYLRYVPLWKVHIFTLVQLTCLVLLWVIKASAAAVVFPMMVLALVFIRKLLDFFFTKREMSWLDDLIPESKKKKEDDKKKKAREKLASNAVFIQEEESRQEEEQAMGLKVSFESSNRLSIPVKELSGRSYRIGLVAHSLQMEDEPGEGGLR from the exons GGTCTAGATGAGGAGGCACTAGTTGACCACGGGAAGAGCAGCTTCTCCACTCACACAAGCTATGAAAGGGAAGATTTGGAAA GTCACAGAGCAGTGTACGTAGGCGTCCACGTTCCTCTGGGAAGGGAGGGCAAACGGAGGCATCGTCACcgaggacacaaacaccaccgaaagaagcgagagagagactctGAGGAGGGGAAGGAAGATGGCAGGGAATCCCCCACTTATG ACACACCATCCCAGCGGGTCCAGTTCATCCTGGGTACAGAGGACGACGACCTCGAGCACGTCCCCCATGACCTCTTCACCGAGATGGACGAGCTCTCCTTCAGAGATGGCAGTGCCACTGAATGGAAGGAGACCGCCAG ATGGCTGAAGTTTGAGGAGGATGTGGAAGACGGTGGGGAGAGGTGGAGTAAGCCCTATGTGGCTACGTTATCACTACACAGCTTGTTTGAACTGCGCAGCTGCATACTCAATGGCACAGTCATGCTGGATATGAGGGCCAACAGTATAGAGGAAATTGCAG ACATGCTGATAGACAACATGGTGGCGTCAGGCCAGCTGAGGGAGGATTTGCGCGAATACGTGCGGGAAGCCATGCTGAAGAAACACCACCACCAGAACGAGCGAAAACTCAGCAATCGCATCCCTCTGGTGCGCTCCATCGCTGACATAGGCAAGAAACATTCTGACCCACTGTTGCTTGAAAGAAACG GAGAGGGCCTGTCCTCTTCACACCTCTCTCTCCACAAGCCAGGGGcagcctcctctgtctccaACCTCTCCCAGAGACGCGAGTCCAGAGTCTCCGTCCTGCTCAACCATCTCctgccttcctcttcctccaacACCGGCCCCCCGCTCCTCACCACCCCTCAAACTACCCCCGCCGCCTCGCGGCGCTCCGCCAAAACCCACGGCGCAGGCCTCGGCCCTCAAGGCATCCCCGAAGTGGTGGTATCGCCTCCGGAGGACGACGAGCCACCACActctgcagaagaagaagtgtcCCCAGAGCTCAGCCGGCGAGCATCCTCGGCATCCCAGGGCTTCGAGATGCTGCCCTTAGAAG GACCACTGGTGTCTCGGAACTCTGTCCCGAACAACCTGGATGGGCATAAGCCGATGGAGAGGAGACCTTCGAAAGTAGGG GTGGACatgaatttcatgaaaaagattCCTCCGGGTGCCGAAGCCTCCAACGTACTGGTGGGAGAAGTGGACTTCCTGGAGAAGCCCATAATTGCCTTTGTACGGCTGTCCCCCGCGGTCCTGATCACAGGCCTCACAGAGGTGCCGGTGCCCACGAG gtttcttttcctgcttttgGGTCCTCACGGCAAAGGGCCTCAGTACCATGAGATTGGCAGATCCATGGCCACACTAATGACAGATGag ATTTTCCACGACGTGGCATACAAGGCCAAAGACCGAACGGATCTACTGTCGGGGATAGACGAGTTCCTTGATCAAGTGACTGTCCTGCCTCCTGGAGAATGGGACCCTACGATCCGGATTGAGCCCCCCAAGAATGTCCCCTCTCAG atgaagaggaagagaccgTCCCAACCCAACGGCTCTGCGTCTCCAGCTGGAGAGCTGGATAAGGAAGAGGACAACCACTCAGGGCCTGAGCTGCAGAGGACCGGGAG GATATTTGGAGGTCTGATCATGGACATCAAGCGGAAGTTACCGTTCTACTGGAGCGACATCAGAGACTCCTTCAGTCTGCAGTGTCTAGCCTCCGTCCTGTTCCTCTACTGCGCCTGCATGTCCCCCGTCATCACGTTTGGAGGTCTGCTCGGGGAGGCAACAAAAGGAAACATA AGTGCCATAGAGTCTCTGTTTGGGGCCTCGCTGACAGGCGTGGCGTACTCCCTCTTCTCAGGCCAGCCCCTCACTATTCTCGGCAGCACGGGCCCCGTTTTAGTGTTTGAGAAGATCCTCTTCAAGTTCTGCAC TGACTACGGCCTGTCCTACCTGTCTCTGCGGACCAGCATCGGTCTGTGGACGGCCTTCCTGTGTCTGGTCCTGGTGGCCACGGATGCTAGCTCCCTGGTGTGCTACATCACCCGATTCACAGAGGAGGCCTTCGCCGCACTCATCTGCATCATCTTCATCTACGAGGCTCTGGAGAAGCTCTTTCACCTGGGAGAACACTACCCTGTCAACATGCACAACGAATTGGACAACCTCACCCTGTATTC GTGTCAGTGCTCTCCGCCAGTCAACGCCACAGATCAGGTCGTGCAGCACTGGAACCGGACAGGATACAGCCCAGACTCCATCCCATGGGACAACCTCAATGTTTCG ATGTGTAAGGAACTCCATGGGGAGTTTGTGGGTGCTGCCTGCGGTCATCATGGGCCCTACATCCCAGATGTTCTCTTCTGGTCCATCATCCTCTTCTTCACCACCTTCTTCCTGTCCGCCTCTCTTAAGCAGTTCAAGACGGAGAGATACTTTCCCACCAGG GTGCGATCCACTATCAGTGACTTCGCTGTGTTTATAACCATCATGGTCATGGTGTTGGTGGACTACCTGATGGGGATCCCTTCTCCTAAACTGAATGTTCCTGACCGCTTTGAG CCGACTTCAAAAAACAGAGGCTGGCTGATGGACCCGTTAGGAGAAAATCCGTGGTGGACGCTGCTGGTGGCGGCGCTTCCTGCCCTGCTCTGCACCATCCTCATCTTTATGGACCAGCAGATCACTGCAGTCATCATCAACCGCAAGGAGCACAAGCTCAAG AAAGGCTGTGGCTATCACCTGGATTTGATGGTAGTGGCGATCATGCTGGGCGTGTGCTCCATTATGGGCCTGCCGTGGTTCGTGGCTGCGACCgtcctctccatctcccacGTTAACAGCCTGAAGGTGGAGTCCGGCTGCTCCGCTCCGGGAGAGCAGCCCAAGTTCCTGGGCATCCGGGAGCAGCGGGTCACCGGGTTCATGATCTTTGTCCTCATGGGTTGTTCTGTTTTCATGACATCGGTGCTCAAG TTTATTCCTATGCCAGTCCTGTACGGAGTCTTCCTCTACATGGGTGTCTCTTCCCTCAAAGGCATTCAA TTCTTTGACAGAATCAAGCTGTTCGGCATGCCTTCCAAACACCAACCCGATCTGATCTATCTGCGCTACGTCCCCCTGTGGAAGGTCCACATCTTCACCCTGGTGCAGCTCACCTGTTTGGTGCTGCTCTGGGTCATCAAGGCCTCTGCAGCGGCGGTTGTGTTTCCCATGATG GTTCTGGCGCTGGTCTTTATCCGAAAGCTTCTAGACTTTTTCTTCACAAAGAGAGAAATGAGCTGGCTGGATGACTTGATTCCGGAaagcaagaagaagaaagaggacgacaagaaaaagaaagcacGAGAAAAGCTG GCTTCCAATGCTGTTTTCATTCAGGAGGAAGAGTCCAGACAAGAGGAAGAACAGGCGATGGGGCTGAAGGTCAGCTTTGAAAGCTCCAACCGGCTCAGCATCCCAGTGAAAGAGCTCTCGGGGAG ATCGTACAGAATAGGACTAGTGGCCCACAGCCTCCAAATGGAAGACGAG CCAGGAGAAGGTGGCCTGCGTTAG